A single region of the Manihot esculenta cultivar AM560-2 chromosome 12, M.esculenta_v8, whole genome shotgun sequence genome encodes:
- the LOC110627365 gene encoding uncharacterized membrane protein At3g27390 isoform X2: MAMSNNLQGWLRILYVVFAFCSALFLGALKAVLVGPIAASILVGGNVGVILLMFPAHVAWAIYTLVKTNRFDALLKAALLIVLPVLFGIWLGLSIAASVLVGVGYGFFTPWVSTFEAFRHSSESKKFYHCIVDGTWGTIKDSCTVVTDFADMCYHSYPLYLKELRHSPASNEQRHIRLIHVPGSIIAGLMGLVVDVPLFTAIVIVKSPYMLFKGWFRLIHDLISREGPFLETACIPIAGLTILLWPLIVVGSILVTIFSSIFIGLYASVVVYQERSFRRGIAYVIAMVAEFDEYTNDGLYLREGSILPKPRYRKKKASNSSELSVGGKNGKLGPATAEAPAMLVPSLAPSRSVRETIQELKMIQIWGTIMRSCETRGKELLDAGAITVGDLNDCLKGKNANEGAIIGVGLPCYSLLQTLIYSIKAGSDGFVMVDGVEITHLNRPNDKLFDWFFHPLLVLKEQIRVIRLGEGEERFLQKVVLFGNDTKRIEAWDNDSNVPQEALRAAQLQGISRRMIGMVRSVSKFPTYRRRFRLVVKALITYSTDKEGTGRSNSVKCNSIRSVEDV, encoded by the exons ATGGCCATGTCAAACAATCTCCAAGGTTGGTTAAGGATCCTCTACGTGGTTTTCGCCTTCTGCTCTGCCTTATTTCTGGGTGCTCTTAAAG CTGTGTTAGTGGGTCCTATTGCTGCTTCAATCCTTGTCGGAGGGAATGTTGGAGTGATCCTTTTGATGTTTCCTGCACATGTAGCCTGGGCGATCTACACCCTTGTAAA GACTAATAGATTTGATGCACTGCTTAAAGCAGCCCTTTTGATTGTTTTGCCTGTTCTATTTGGCATATGGCTGGGTTTAAGCATAGCTGCGAGTGTTCTAGTGGGAGTGGGGTATGGCTTCTTTACTCCTTGGGTTTCTACTTTTGAAGCTTTTAGACATAGCTCTGAATCCAAGAAATTCTACCACTGTATTGTT GATGGAACCTGGGGAACCATTAAAGATAGCTGTACTGTAGTTACAGATTTTGCAGATATGTGCTATCATTCTTATCCACTTTACTTGAAGGAGCTGCGTCATTCTCCTGCTTCAAATGAGCAACGACATATTAG GTTAATTCATGTGCCTGGATCTATCATTGCTGGGCTGATGGGGCTAGTAGTGGATGTCCCTCTTTTCACTGCAATTGTTATAGTTAAGAGTCCTTACATGCTTTTCAAAGGTTGGTTCAGACTGATACATGATCTAATTAGCCGAGAGGGTCCATTTCTTGAGACAGCTTGCATTCCAATTGCTGGCTTGACAATCCTTCTGTGGCCACTTATTGTTGTTGGGAGCATACTAGTAACCATTTTCTCAAGCATCTTCATTGGATTGTATGCATCAGTTGTAGTGTATCAG GAAAGGTCTTTCCGGAGAGGTATAGCTTACGTGATTGCAATGGTTGCAGAATTTGATGAGTATACAAATGATGGGCTCTATCTTAGGGAGGGGAGCATCCTTCCAAA GCCCCGTTATCGAAAGAAGAAAGCTTCTAACTCTTCGGAGCTTTCTGTTGGAGGAAAGAATGGAAAACTTGGTCCTGCTACTGCTGAAGCTCCTGCAATGTTAGTTCCTAGCTTGGCTCCTTCAAGATCAGTCAGGGAGACAATacaagaactgaaaatgattcag ATCTGGGGGACTATCATGAGATCATGTGAAACAAGGGGCAAGGAACTTTTGGATGCTGGTGCAATAACAGTAGGTGATCTCAATGACTGTCTAAAGGGGAAGAATGCAAATGAAGGAGCCATTATTGGTGTTGGCTTGCCATGTTATTCATTGTTGCAGACTCTTATCTACTCCATTAAAGCTGGTTCAGATGGTTTTGTGATGGTTGATGGGGTCGAAATCACTCATCTGAACAGACCAAATGACAAATTGTTTGACTGGTTCTTTCACCCTTTGTTGGTTCTGAAAGAACAAATTAGGGTAATCAGATTGGGAGAAGGCGAAGAAAGGTTCTTGCAGAAAGTAGTACTTTTTGGAAACGATACGAAACGTATAGAGGCCTGGGATAATGACAGCAATGTACCTCAAGAAGCTCTAAGAGCTGCTCAACTCCAGGGCATCAGTAGAAG GATGATCGGAATGGTGAGGAGCGTATCGAAATTTCCCACCTATAGAAGGAGATTTCGGCTAGTGGTAAAGGCATTGATAACATATTCTACAGACAAGGAAGGTACAGGGAGATCAAATTCTGTGAAATGCAATTCCATTAGATCAGTTGAAGATGTGTGA
- the LOC110627369 gene encoding cyclin-dependent kinase inhibitor 7 codes for MMEMAQVGVRTRARTLAAAAAAAAAAATGASRKRKVNNRELMMSASYIQLRSSSRRRVLITPENSVSISLSPEINPDPRTVIQDRCSSPSSDHASASCCSSYGSSDQRINKLADLEAVTASVEVETSVYFSRGERREATPSSQLQAESSDELESTARPLSKANSRRRSTAEKMPTESELDEFFAEAEKNIQKQFADKYNYDIVKDEPLEGRYEWVRLKP; via the exons ATGATGGAAATGGCCCAAGTCGGTGTGCGAACCAGAGCTCGCACATTGGCTGCGGCGGCGGCGGCTGCTGCTGCTGCAGCTACTGGTGCTTCAAGGAAGAGGAAAGTGAATAATCGAGAACTGATGATGTCCGCGTCATATATTCAACTAAGGAGTAGCTCCAGAAGACGAGTCTTAATTACGCCTGAGAATTCAGTTTCAATTTCACTTTCACCGGAAATAAATCCCGATCCTCGGACAGTAATTCAGGATAGATGCTCCAGCCCTAGCTCGGATCATGCCTCCGCTTCTTGTTGCTCGAGTTATGGATCAAGTGATCaaagaattaataaattagCAGATCTGGAG GCAGTGACTGCGAGCGTTGAAGTTGAAACGTCGGTGTATTTTAGCCGTGGCGAAAG AAGAGAAGCTACGCCGTCAAGCCAACTTCAAGCGGAATCATCAGACGAACTGGAATCGACGGCGAGACCATTATCGAAGGCGAATTCTCGCCGCAGATCAACGGCTGAGAAGATGCCAACGGAGTCTGAACTCGATGAATTCTTCGCAGAAGCCGAGAAGAATATCCAAAAACAATTTGCAGACAA GTATAACTACGATATCGTCAAGGACGAGCCACTGGAAGGACGGTACGAGTGGGTGCGATTAAAGCCGTAA
- the LOC110627365 gene encoding uncharacterized membrane protein At3g27390 isoform X1, translating into MAMSNNLQGWLRILYVVFAFCSALFLGALKAVLVGPIAASILVGGNVGVILLMFPAHVAWAIYTLVKTNRFDALLKAALLIVLPVLFGIWLGLSIAASVLVGVGYGFFTPWVSTFEAFRHSSESKKFYHCIVDGTWGTIKDSCTVVTDFADMCYHSYPLYLKELRHSPASNEQRHIRLIHVPGSIIAGLMGLVVDVPLFTAIVIVKSPYMLFKGWFRLIHDLISREGPFLETACIPIAGLTILLWPLIVVGSILVTIFSSIFIGLYASVVVYQERSFRRGIAYVIAMVAEFDEYTNDGLYLREGSILPKPRYRKKKASNSSELSVGGKNGKLGPATAEAPAMLVPSLAPSRSVRETIQELKMIQVIMFLKMQQIWGTIMRSCETRGKELLDAGAITVGDLNDCLKGKNANEGAIIGVGLPCYSLLQTLIYSIKAGSDGFVMVDGVEITHLNRPNDKLFDWFFHPLLVLKEQIRVIRLGEGEERFLQKVVLFGNDTKRIEAWDNDSNVPQEALRAAQLQGISRRMIGMVRSVSKFPTYRRRFRLVVKALITYSTDKEGTGRSNSVKCNSIRSVEDV; encoded by the exons ATGGCCATGTCAAACAATCTCCAAGGTTGGTTAAGGATCCTCTACGTGGTTTTCGCCTTCTGCTCTGCCTTATTTCTGGGTGCTCTTAAAG CTGTGTTAGTGGGTCCTATTGCTGCTTCAATCCTTGTCGGAGGGAATGTTGGAGTGATCCTTTTGATGTTTCCTGCACATGTAGCCTGGGCGATCTACACCCTTGTAAA GACTAATAGATTTGATGCACTGCTTAAAGCAGCCCTTTTGATTGTTTTGCCTGTTCTATTTGGCATATGGCTGGGTTTAAGCATAGCTGCGAGTGTTCTAGTGGGAGTGGGGTATGGCTTCTTTACTCCTTGGGTTTCTACTTTTGAAGCTTTTAGACATAGCTCTGAATCCAAGAAATTCTACCACTGTATTGTT GATGGAACCTGGGGAACCATTAAAGATAGCTGTACTGTAGTTACAGATTTTGCAGATATGTGCTATCATTCTTATCCACTTTACTTGAAGGAGCTGCGTCATTCTCCTGCTTCAAATGAGCAACGACATATTAG GTTAATTCATGTGCCTGGATCTATCATTGCTGGGCTGATGGGGCTAGTAGTGGATGTCCCTCTTTTCACTGCAATTGTTATAGTTAAGAGTCCTTACATGCTTTTCAAAGGTTGGTTCAGACTGATACATGATCTAATTAGCCGAGAGGGTCCATTTCTTGAGACAGCTTGCATTCCAATTGCTGGCTTGACAATCCTTCTGTGGCCACTTATTGTTGTTGGGAGCATACTAGTAACCATTTTCTCAAGCATCTTCATTGGATTGTATGCATCAGTTGTAGTGTATCAG GAAAGGTCTTTCCGGAGAGGTATAGCTTACGTGATTGCAATGGTTGCAGAATTTGATGAGTATACAAATGATGGGCTCTATCTTAGGGAGGGGAGCATCCTTCCAAA GCCCCGTTATCGAAAGAAGAAAGCTTCTAACTCTTCGGAGCTTTCTGTTGGAGGAAAGAATGGAAAACTTGGTCCTGCTACTGCTGAAGCTCCTGCAATGTTAGTTCCTAGCTTGGCTCCTTCAAGATCAGTCAGGGAGACAATacaagaactgaaaatgattcag GTGATAATGTTTCTCAAAATGCAACAGATCTGGGGGACTATCATGAGATCATGTGAAACAAGGGGCAAGGAACTTTTGGATGCTGGTGCAATAACAGTAGGTGATCTCAATGACTGTCTAAAGGGGAAGAATGCAAATGAAGGAGCCATTATTGGTGTTGGCTTGCCATGTTATTCATTGTTGCAGACTCTTATCTACTCCATTAAAGCTGGTTCAGATGGTTTTGTGATGGTTGATGGGGTCGAAATCACTCATCTGAACAGACCAAATGACAAATTGTTTGACTGGTTCTTTCACCCTTTGTTGGTTCTGAAAGAACAAATTAGGGTAATCAGATTGGGAGAAGGCGAAGAAAGGTTCTTGCAGAAAGTAGTACTTTTTGGAAACGATACGAAACGTATAGAGGCCTGGGATAATGACAGCAATGTACCTCAAGAAGCTCTAAGAGCTGCTCAACTCCAGGGCATCAGTAGAAG GATGATCGGAATGGTGAGGAGCGTATCGAAATTTCCCACCTATAGAAGGAGATTTCGGCTAGTGGTAAAGGCATTGATAACATATTCTACAGACAAGGAAGGTACAGGGAGATCAAATTCTGTGAAATGCAATTCCATTAGATCAGTTGAAGATGTGTGA